The following coding sequences are from one Hymenobacter sp. DG25A window:
- a CDS encoding gliding motility-associated C-terminal domain-containing protein: MGKALHASGKLWLLLILVLLPQALRASHAQGGQLTYEALGNHEYRITCRFFRDCSGEKLPDEVRLDYRASGTGCVDLDPLSGYLMIPRIGAVTLGDPYCTALGSQPPCGPRKATNYQTAQYQTTLTLPPNEEWRLFVTIASRPEVANLPGDFTDVEPLHFEAILRTLVGTEELQNTSPQFLEQDIPVPFVCWRQPTTLTFSATEPDGDSLVYDLADPMNGCSETLGWGTYPGSIDDTNPQCRVIDPGGKFSARFPIPSFKPGTCAGGNTLAVPDFRINDFNRSVTFRPALFTTGTETAEQAQNKYVMVVQIKEYRYLQKQWMLIGSVRRDMLVIVMDCQENRVPNPPLVTAPPAADVRIFNTDSTLIEVPAGRLTTARIDFTDPNPTDQLTVTMPELAPASPTILNPVLLPPAVGSLMLSDNNTSHPIGQLRLQPDANYIGQTFRIPLRIEDNACPTKAVQNRVVVVRVVPAVVPKPFGLYNIFTPNGDAKNDVFIFDSLPDDCQLQIFNRWGRLVRQYRRYQNNWNGDGQPSGLYYYILTPPTGPATKGWVQLIR, from the coding sequence ATGGGTAAAGCGTTACACGCATCAGGTAAATTATGGCTGCTTCTGATTCTGGTCCTGCTCCCTCAGGCCCTGCGCGCCTCGCACGCCCAGGGCGGACAGCTCACCTATGAGGCCCTCGGCAACCATGAGTACCGCATTACGTGCCGCTTTTTCCGGGACTGCTCCGGCGAGAAGCTACCGGATGAAGTCCGGCTGGACTACCGTGCCAGCGGCACCGGCTGCGTGGACCTGGACCCACTGAGCGGCTATCTGATGATACCCCGGATTGGCGCAGTTACGCTGGGCGACCCCTATTGCACAGCCCTGGGCAGCCAGCCTCCCTGCGGCCCCCGCAAGGCCACCAACTACCAAACGGCGCAGTACCAGACTACCCTTACCCTCCCCCCCAATGAGGAGTGGCGCTTGTTTGTAACCATTGCTTCCCGGCCGGAAGTAGCTAACCTGCCCGGCGACTTCACAGATGTGGAGCCGCTGCACTTTGAAGCTATTCTGCGGACGCTGGTAGGAACTGAGGAGTTGCAGAATACCTCCCCTCAGTTTCTGGAGCAGGATATTCCGGTGCCTTTTGTGTGCTGGCGCCAGCCCACCACGCTCACCTTCTCGGCTACTGAGCCCGACGGCGACTCCCTGGTGTATGATCTGGCCGACCCCATGAATGGCTGCAGCGAGACGCTGGGCTGGGGCACGTATCCTGGAAGCATCGACGATACCAACCCGCAGTGCCGGGTAATTGACCCCGGAGGAAAGTTTTCGGCCCGCTTCCCCATTCCCTCCTTCAAGCCTGGTACCTGCGCCGGCGGCAATACCCTGGCTGTTCCCGACTTCCGCATCAACGATTTTAACCGGAGCGTTACCTTCCGGCCCGCGCTGTTTACCACTGGGACCGAAACGGCCGAGCAGGCGCAGAATAAGTACGTGATGGTGGTGCAGATTAAAGAATACCGCTATCTGCAGAAGCAGTGGATGCTTATTGGCTCCGTGCGGCGCGACATGCTGGTGATTGTGATGGACTGCCAGGAAAACCGGGTGCCCAACCCGCCACTGGTTACCGCTCCCCCGGCCGCGGATGTCCGCATCTTCAACACCGATTCTACCCTGATAGAGGTGCCGGCCGGCCGCCTGACCACGGCGCGCATTGATTTTACCGACCCCAACCCCACCGACCAGCTTACGGTAACTATGCCTGAGCTGGCCCCCGCCTCCCCCACCATCCTGAACCCCGTGCTGCTGCCCCCGGCCGTGGGCAGCCTGATGCTTTCTGATAACAATACCAGCCACCCCATTGGGCAGCTCCGGCTGCAGCCCGATGCTAATTATATCGGCCAGACGTTCCGGATTCCGTTGCGCATCGAGGACAACGCCTGCCCGACCAAGGCCGTGCAGAACCGGGTGGTAGTGGTGCGCGTGGTGCCCGCTGTAGTGCCTAAGCCTTTCGGCCTGTACAACATCTTCACGCCCAACGGCGACGCGAAGAATGACGTGTTCATCTTCGACAGCCTGCCCGACGACTGCCAACTGCAGATTTTCAACCGCTGGGGCCGTTTAGTGCGGCAGTACCGCCGCTACCAGAACAACTGGAACGGTGACGGGCAGCCGAGCGGGCTCTACTATTACATTCTGACGCCGCCTACCGGCCCGGCTACCAAAGGCTGGGTGCAGTTGATCAGGTAA
- a CDS encoding PQQ-dependent sugar dehydrogenase — protein MKSFVLLGWLWLVAGVAVAQPTTVPVGNTTVTVTSLATKLDTPWELLWGPDNFLWMTERPGRISHINPATGQVLPLLTVPDVAEEGEGGLLGMALHPDFATSPYVYVVYTYTAGSQLREKLVRYTYSGGSLGSPVILLSDIPAARIHSGSRLLFLPDGTLLMSTGDAANQSNPQDAASLNGKILRLAADGSIPASNPQPSKYLYTLGHRNPQGLALGPNGRIYSSEHGPDSNDEINLIEAGRNYGWPTVKGFCDEPAEKAFCTEKNVKEPLFAWTPTLAVSGLAYYNHPAIPEWRNSLLLNSLKAGQLLQLPLQTDGTSLKSAPVLILNRQFGRLRAICVAPDGRVFLGTSNRDGSGAGNANDDQILMLQNKAYAPTATVAATAPLVVTVWPNPATNQIKLQLSAPLPVVAGVTVHDALGRQVGQATLAAGQAHAVLPLRNLRAGWYTLRIQGPQQESVVRFTIK, from the coding sequence ATGAAAAGCTTCGTTCTCCTTGGTTGGCTGTGGCTGGTGGCGGGGGTGGCCGTAGCCCAGCCTACCACCGTGCCAGTGGGCAACACCACGGTTACAGTAACATCGTTGGCCACCAAACTGGATACTCCCTGGGAGCTGCTTTGGGGGCCCGATAACTTTCTCTGGATGACGGAGCGCCCTGGCCGCATCAGCCACATCAACCCGGCTACGGGGCAGGTATTGCCACTCTTAACCGTGCCCGATGTAGCCGAGGAAGGCGAAGGAGGCTTACTGGGCATGGCCCTGCACCCGGACTTTGCCACCTCGCCCTACGTGTATGTGGTGTACACTTACACGGCCGGCAGTCAGCTGCGGGAAAAGCTGGTGCGCTACACGTATTCCGGCGGCTCGCTTGGCTCGCCGGTCATTCTACTTTCCGACATACCAGCCGCCCGCATTCATAGCGGCTCCCGCCTGCTGTTCCTGCCCGACGGCACTTTGCTGATGTCGACGGGGGATGCCGCCAACCAAAGCAACCCGCAGGACGCCGCCAGCCTGAACGGCAAGATTCTGCGGCTGGCCGCGGACGGCAGCATACCCGCCAGCAACCCGCAGCCCAGCAAGTACCTCTACACCCTGGGCCACCGCAACCCGCAGGGCCTGGCACTGGGGCCTAACGGCCGCATCTACAGCTCGGAACACGGCCCCGATTCCAATGATGAGATTAACCTGATAGAAGCGGGCCGCAACTACGGCTGGCCTACAGTGAAGGGATTTTGTGACGAGCCCGCGGAAAAAGCCTTTTGCACCGAGAAAAACGTGAAAGAGCCCCTGTTTGCCTGGACGCCCACGCTGGCCGTATCGGGGCTGGCTTATTATAACCACCCGGCTATTCCGGAGTGGCGCAACTCTTTGCTGCTGAATAGCCTGAAAGCCGGCCAGCTGCTTCAGCTGCCTTTGCAGACCGATGGTACCAGCCTGAAAAGCGCGCCGGTCCTGATTCTCAACCGGCAGTTTGGGCGCCTGCGGGCTATTTGCGTGGCGCCGGATGGCCGCGTGTTTCTGGGCACCAGCAACCGGGACGGCTCCGGCGCGGGCAATGCGAATGACGACCAGATTCTGATGCTGCAAAACAAGGCATACGCGCCTACTGCCACTGTTGCGGCCACGGCGCCCCTGGTGGTTACCGTGTGGCCTAACCCTGCTACCAATCAGATAAAGTTGCAGTTGTCGGCTCCCTTGCCGGTGGTAGCGGGAGTTACGGTACACGATGCGCTAGGGCGGCAAGTGGGTCAGGCTACGCTGGCAGCTGGCCAGGCGCATGCGGTGCTACCATTACGCAACCTACGAGCTGGTTGGTACACGCTGCGGATACAAGGGCCGCAGCAGGAATCTGTGGTGCGATTCACTATTAAATAG
- a CDS encoding amidase translates to MKKLLPALLMGVIGLVAGAMLPRPSELPDITVPMVRAAQQLMGLNFPDAQLDSACRDLVDYRNNYLALRQVELPNGVIPAVGFDPRPLRLRTTPSAPPTDFRRLLKMGKVVLPANRDELAYYSVRQLGELLRTRQITSEALTTFFLARLKRYNQQLFCVTTFTDELALQQARAADAEIRRGRYRGPLHGVPYGIKDLFSTKTYRTTWGSVPYKEQLLNEDAAVVTRLQEAGAVLVAKFTLGELAMGDVWYGGKTRTPWDITRGSSGSSAGSAAAVSAGLVPFAIGTETLGSIISPSTACGVTGLRPSFGRISRYGAMALSWTMDKPGPIARSAEDCATVLGALTGPDPRDPATLLAPAGFQYAFESSVKKLRVGYLKTDFAQLYSNQAHDQATLTVLRQLGVELVPLELPDLPAVDLTFGLTAESAAAFDELTRSGQDRLMVQQSRDAWPSIFRSSRFIPAVEYLQAQRVRTLLIEEMDKRLVGLDAYLAPSFAGANLILTNLTGHPAVAVPNGFNGNGLPTSITFCAPLYGEARLLALVKAYQDATDFDEKHPPLTF, encoded by the coding sequence ATGAAGAAGCTGTTGCCCGCCTTGCTCATGGGCGTTATTGGTTTAGTAGCCGGCGCCATGCTGCCGCGCCCCTCTGAGTTGCCGGATATTACCGTACCCATGGTGCGGGCTGCCCAGCAGCTGATGGGGCTGAACTTCCCGGATGCGCAGCTGGACTCGGCCTGCCGCGACCTGGTGGACTATCGGAACAACTATCTGGCCCTGCGTCAGGTAGAGCTGCCCAATGGCGTCATCCCGGCCGTCGGCTTCGACCCCCGGCCTTTACGCCTGCGCACCACTCCCTCGGCCCCGCCCACGGACTTCCGCCGGCTGCTGAAAATGGGCAAAGTGGTGCTCCCCGCCAACCGCGACGAGCTGGCCTATTACTCCGTGCGCCAGTTGGGTGAGCTGCTCCGCACCCGCCAAATCACTTCCGAAGCGCTAACCACTTTCTTCCTGGCTCGCCTCAAGCGCTACAACCAACAGCTATTCTGCGTTACCACGTTCACCGATGAGCTGGCCCTGCAGCAGGCCCGCGCCGCCGATGCCGAAATAAGGCGCGGGCGCTACCGGGGCCCGCTGCACGGCGTGCCTTACGGCATTAAGGACTTGTTCAGCACCAAAACCTACCGCACTACCTGGGGCTCGGTGCCTTATAAAGAACAGCTGCTGAATGAGGATGCGGCCGTGGTTACCCGGCTGCAGGAGGCGGGCGCGGTGCTGGTAGCCAAATTCACCCTGGGCGAGCTGGCCATGGGCGACGTATGGTACGGGGGCAAAACCCGCACCCCCTGGGATATCACCAGAGGTTCCAGCGGCTCCTCGGCCGGCTCGGCCGCCGCTGTATCGGCCGGGCTGGTGCCGTTTGCCATTGGCACCGAAACCCTGGGTTCTATTATAAGCCCCAGCACCGCCTGCGGGGTTACGGGGCTGCGCCCTTCGTTTGGGCGCATCAGCCGCTACGGCGCCATGGCCCTGAGCTGGACCATGGACAAGCCCGGTCCCATTGCCCGCTCAGCCGAAGATTGCGCCACCGTGCTGGGCGCCCTCACCGGGCCTGACCCGCGCGACCCGGCTACCTTGCTGGCCCCAGCCGGCTTTCAGTATGCTTTTGAGAGCAGCGTGAAAAAGCTGCGCGTTGGTTATCTGAAGACCGATTTTGCCCAGCTCTACTCCAACCAGGCCCACGACCAGGCCACGCTTACGGTGCTGCGCCAGCTGGGTGTAGAGCTGGTGCCCTTGGAGCTGCCGGATTTGCCCGCCGTAGACCTCACGTTCGGGCTCACGGCGGAGTCGGCGGCGGCGTTTGATGAGCTCACGCGCTCCGGCCAGGACCGCCTGATGGTGCAGCAAAGCCGCGATGCCTGGCCCAGTATTTTCCGCTCGTCGCGGTTTATTCCGGCCGTGGAGTACCTGCAGGCCCAGCGCGTGCGCACCCTCCTCATTGAAGAAATGGACAAGCGCCTGGTGGGGCTGGATGCCTACCTAGCTCCTTCGTTTGCGGGCGCCAACCTCATTCTCACCAATCTCACCGGGCACCCGGCCGTGGCCGTGCCTAATGGCTTTAATGGCAATGGACTGCCGACCAGCATTACGTTCTGTGCGCCGCTCTACGGCGAGGCCCGCCTGCTGGCCCTGGTGAAAGCCTATCAGGATGCCACGGACTTCGATGAAAAGCATCCGCCTCTTACTTTTTAA
- a CDS encoding GNAT family N-acetyltransferase: MTPHQAQLPSGFTISTAASQLDVKAIHRYLSEDSYWAKGIPYATVERAIANSLNFGLYASDGRLAGFARIITDYATFAWLCDVFVLPEFREQGLSKWLMEVVWAHPELQGLRRRILATLDAHGLYTQFGFAPLAAPDRFLEIRQHNPYGVETAN; the protein is encoded by the coding sequence GTGACTCCTCACCAGGCCCAACTTCCATCCGGCTTTACCATCAGCACCGCCGCCTCGCAGCTGGATGTAAAAGCCATTCACCGCTACCTGAGCGAGGATTCTTACTGGGCCAAGGGCATTCCATACGCTACCGTGGAGCGGGCCATAGCCAACTCCCTCAACTTTGGCCTGTATGCCTCTGATGGCCGGCTGGCCGGGTTTGCCCGCATCATCACCGACTACGCCACCTTTGCCTGGCTGTGTGATGTTTTCGTGCTGCCGGAATTCCGGGAGCAGGGGCTTTCCAAATGGCTGATGGAAGTAGTGTGGGCGCACCCGGAGCTGCAGGGCCTGCGCCGCCGGATACTAGCCACTTTGGACGCGCACGGGCTGTACACGCAGTTTGGCTTTGCCCCACTGGCCGCCCCAGACCGGTTTCTGGAAATCAGGCAGCATAATCCGTACGGGGTCGAAACCGCTAACTGA
- a CDS encoding prolyl oligopeptidase family serine peptidase: MRFLYFVQLLWLVPVSGAVAQSAAAPATAPLAPLTVDKIMRDPAQWLGSSPSNVYWGENGRRIYFNWNPEKARRDSLYSLAPGGGTPQKVSLREQRELPAANGLYNSNYTRKVYEKEGDIYLLELKSMQSRRVTNTAERESEPRFALQGRLVSYTRNGNLVTWDPATGETTQRTDFRRGNKPPGAQPTDKSEKFLKAQQLALFEVLQQREQDAKARERQQKALARLRPKAIYLGTKTVENLQLSPDGRFVTYTLAQEPASSKVAVVPSFVTTSGFTEDLSTRTKVGSAQTAYELGLYDIGRDTTFVLGYHDLQGLDEQPAYRKEYQLAAKAPQPADSSKTKKDKPATELRRVIPYGPFWSENGRHAFLVIRSTDNKDRWIVALDAPTQKIKLLDRQHDDAWINGPGIGYEAGAVGWLPDNQHIWFQSEETGYSHLYTVDVASGRKKALTSGKFEIQNARLSRDKKTWYLTANKTAPGEQQAYRMPVQGGPLTQLTTRPGASEIFLSPDEKTLAVRYSYTNKPWELYIMPNKPGATMHQLTHSTTPEFESYAWRDPEVITIPTRDGAQVYARLYRPASPQAHGPAVVFVHGAGYLQNAHKWWSQYFREYMFHNLLADQGYTVLDIDYRGSAGYGRDVRTGIYRYMGGKDLTDQVDGAKLLAEKYGVSPQRIGIYGGSYGGFITLMAMFTQPEVFKAGAALRSVTDWAHYNHAYTDNILNEPYSDSLAYVRSSPIYYAAGLKGALLMCHGMVDTNVHFQDIVRLSQRLIELKKENWELAVYPMEDHGFVEPSSWTDEYKRILKLFETNLKPVGASSTTGQTSR; encoded by the coding sequence ATGCGCTTTCTCTATTTCGTGCAGCTACTGTGGCTGGTTCCGGTTTCCGGGGCAGTAGCTCAATCGGCGGCCGCGCCAGCTACGGCTCCGCTGGCCCCGCTTACTGTTGATAAGATCATGCGCGACCCGGCCCAGTGGTTGGGTAGCTCGCCTAGTAATGTGTATTGGGGTGAGAATGGCCGCCGCATTTATTTCAACTGGAACCCGGAAAAAGCCCGCCGCGATTCTCTCTACTCATTAGCCCCCGGCGGTGGCACGCCCCAAAAAGTAAGCTTGCGGGAGCAGCGCGAGCTGCCGGCAGCCAATGGCTTATATAACTCAAACTACACCCGCAAAGTGTATGAGAAGGAGGGAGACATCTACCTGCTGGAGCTGAAATCAATGCAAAGCCGCCGTGTTACCAATACGGCCGAGCGGGAATCGGAGCCGCGCTTTGCTCTGCAGGGCCGGCTGGTGAGCTACACCCGCAACGGCAACCTGGTTACCTGGGACCCCGCCACCGGCGAAACCACCCAGCGCACCGACTTCCGCCGCGGGAACAAGCCGCCCGGCGCCCAGCCTACCGATAAATCGGAGAAATTTCTGAAAGCCCAGCAGCTGGCCTTGTTTGAGGTGCTGCAGCAACGGGAACAGGACGCCAAAGCCCGCGAGCGGCAGCAGAAGGCCCTGGCCCGCCTGCGCCCCAAAGCCATTTACCTCGGCACCAAAACCGTAGAGAACCTGCAGCTCAGCCCCGATGGCCGCTTTGTGACCTATACCCTGGCCCAGGAACCGGCCAGCAGCAAAGTAGCGGTGGTGCCCAGTTTCGTAACCACCTCCGGCTTCACCGAGGATTTATCAACCCGCACCAAAGTGGGCTCGGCCCAAACTGCCTACGAGCTGGGCCTGTACGACATTGGGCGCGACACCACCTTTGTATTAGGGTACCACGACCTGCAGGGTCTGGACGAGCAGCCCGCTTATCGCAAGGAATACCAGCTGGCCGCCAAAGCCCCGCAACCCGCCGATTCCAGCAAAACCAAGAAAGACAAACCGGCCACCGAGCTGCGCCGCGTGATTCCCTACGGGCCCTTCTGGTCGGAGAATGGCCGGCACGCCTTTCTGGTCATTCGCTCCACCGATAACAAGGACCGCTGGATTGTAGCCCTGGACGCGCCCACCCAGAAAATCAAGCTGCTGGACCGTCAGCATGATGATGCCTGGATAAATGGCCCGGGCATTGGCTACGAGGCCGGGGCCGTAGGCTGGCTGCCGGATAATCAGCATATCTGGTTTCAGAGCGAAGAAACCGGCTATTCTCACCTCTACACGGTGGATGTAGCCAGCGGCCGGAAAAAGGCTTTGACCAGCGGGAAATTCGAAATCCAGAATGCCCGCCTGAGCCGCGACAAGAAAACCTGGTACCTCACGGCCAACAAAACCGCGCCCGGCGAGCAGCAGGCCTACCGCATGCCCGTGCAGGGCGGCCCGCTTACCCAGCTCACCACGCGCCCCGGGGCCAGCGAAATTTTCCTTTCGCCCGATGAGAAAACCCTGGCCGTGCGCTACAGCTACACCAATAAGCCCTGGGAGCTCTATATAATGCCCAATAAACCCGGTGCCACCATGCACCAGCTCACGCACTCCACCACCCCAGAGTTTGAAAGCTACGCCTGGCGCGACCCCGAGGTCATTACCATTCCCACCCGGGATGGGGCGCAGGTGTATGCCCGGCTGTACCGACCGGCTTCGCCGCAGGCCCATGGGCCGGCGGTGGTCTTTGTGCACGGGGCCGGCTACCTCCAGAATGCTCATAAATGGTGGAGCCAGTATTTCCGGGAGTACATGTTCCATAACCTGCTGGCCGACCAGGGCTACACCGTGCTGGATATTGACTACCGGGGCTCCGCCGGTTACGGCCGCGACGTGCGCACCGGCATTTACCGCTATATGGGCGGCAAAGACCTAACGGACCAAGTAGACGGTGCCAAGCTGCTGGCGGAGAAATACGGCGTCAGCCCCCAGCGCATAGGTATTTATGGCGGCAGCTACGGGGGCTTCATTACTCTGATGGCCATGTTCACCCAGCCCGAGGTGTTCAAAGCCGGGGCCGCCCTGCGCTCCGTTACCGACTGGGCCCACTACAACCACGCCTACACGGATAACATCCTGAATGAGCCCTACTCCGACAGCCTGGCCTACGTCCGCTCTTCGCCCATTTACTATGCTGCTGGCCTGAAAGGCGCTCTGCTCATGTGCCACGGCATGGTAGATACCAACGTGCACTTCCAAGATATTGTGCGCCTTTCCCAACGCCTCATCGAGCTGAAAAAGGAAAACTGGGAACTGGCTGTATACCCCATGGAAGACCACGGCTTTGTAGAGCCCAGCTCCTGGACGGATGAATACAAACGCATTCTAAAGCTGTTTGAAACGAATCTGAAGCCCGTGGGTGCCTCATCTACCACCGGCCAGACCAGCCGCTAA
- the metK gene encoding methionine adenosyltransferase yields the protein MSYLFTSESVSEGHPDKVADQISDAILDEYLRQDPASKVACETLVTTDFVLVAGEIKSKAHVDAEPIAREVIRRIGYNKPEYLFNADTCEVMNRLHEQSPDINQGVERAKDEEQGAGDQGMMFGYATNETANYMPLALDLSHRLLEELARIRKAGQEMTYLRPDAKSQVTIRYADDNTPEAIETIVVSTQHDEFDASEEKMLQQISEDIRHILIPRVKAGLGAEVQRLFTDQITYHINPTGKFVIGGPHGDTGLTGRKIIVDTYGGKGAHGGGAFSGKDSSKVDRSAAYATRHIAKNLVAAGVADQVLVQVAYAIGVAQPVGIYVTTYGTTKVKGANGQPLTDGEIAEKVNKLFDMRPYAIVQRFGLQNPIFGDTAAYGHLGRRPGTKQVTMSNGEVKTFETFTWEKLDYVDKIKAEFGL from the coding sequence ATGTCGTACCTGTTTACTTCCGAGTCCGTTTCGGAAGGTCATCCCGATAAAGTAGCCGACCAGATTTCCGATGCTATTCTTGACGAGTATTTGCGTCAGGACCCTGCGTCCAAGGTTGCCTGCGAAACCCTCGTTACCACGGATTTTGTGCTGGTAGCCGGCGAAATCAAATCCAAAGCGCACGTAGACGCCGAGCCCATTGCCCGCGAAGTAATCCGCCGCATTGGCTACAACAAGCCGGAATACCTGTTTAACGCCGACACCTGCGAGGTGATGAACCGCCTGCACGAGCAGTCGCCGGACATTAACCAGGGGGTAGAGCGCGCCAAAGACGAAGAGCAGGGCGCCGGCGACCAGGGCATGATGTTCGGGTACGCCACCAACGAAACGGCCAACTACATGCCCTTGGCCCTGGACCTCTCGCACCGCTTGCTGGAAGAGCTGGCCCGCATCCGTAAAGCCGGTCAGGAAATGACCTACCTGCGCCCCGATGCTAAGTCGCAGGTAACCATCCGCTACGCCGACGACAATACCCCGGAGGCCATTGAAACCATTGTGGTCAGCACTCAGCACGATGAGTTTGATGCCTCGGAGGAGAAAATGCTGCAGCAGATATCGGAGGATATCCGCCACATCCTCATTCCCCGCGTAAAGGCCGGCCTCGGCGCGGAAGTGCAGCGCCTCTTCACCGACCAGATTACCTACCACATCAACCCCACCGGCAAGTTCGTTATTGGTGGCCCGCACGGCGACACCGGTCTGACCGGTCGCAAAATTATTGTGGATACCTACGGCGGCAAAGGTGCCCACGGCGGCGGGGCTTTCTCCGGCAAAGATTCTTCTAAAGTAGACCGCTCCGCGGCCTACGCTACCCGCCACATTGCCAAAAACCTGGTGGCGGCCGGCGTAGCCGACCAGGTACTGGTGCAGGTGGCCTACGCCATTGGGGTAGCCCAGCCCGTGGGGATTTATGTTACCACTTACGGCACCACCAAAGTGAAAGGCGCCAACGGCCAGCCCCTCACCGATGGTGAAATTGCCGAGAAGGTGAACAAGCTGTTCGATATGCGCCCCTACGCTATTGTGCAGCGCTTTGGGCTGCAGAACCCCATCTTTGGCGATACCGCCGCTTATGGCCATTTGGGCCGCCGCCCCGGCACCAAGCAGGTAACCATGAGCAATGGTGAGGTGAAGACGTTTGAAACCTTTACCTGGGAAAAGCTCGATTACGTGGATAAAATCAAAGCCGAGTTCGGGCTGTAA
- the hpf gene encoding ribosome hibernation-promoting factor, HPF/YfiA family, translating into MKVQTQSVHFNADQKLLDFIQKRLDKLETFYDRVTEGEVILRLNNKDGISNKTVEIKVHVPGTTLFAQEDAGTFEAAADAAADSLKRQITRYKDKMVSH; encoded by the coding sequence ATGAAAGTACAGACGCAATCGGTGCACTTTAACGCCGACCAGAAACTGCTCGATTTCATCCAGAAGCGCCTCGACAAGCTCGAAACCTTCTACGACCGTGTGACCGAAGGCGAAGTTATTCTGCGCCTGAATAACAAGGATGGTATTTCTAATAAGACCGTCGAAATCAAGGTTCACGTGCCGGGCACTACATTATTTGCCCAGGAAGATGCGGGTACGTTTGAAGCAGCCGCTGATGCTGCCGCTGATAGCCTGAAACGGCAGATTACCCGGTACAAGGACAAAATGGTGAGCCACTAG
- a CDS encoding tyrosine-type recombinase/integrase: protein MELFFDYLRFERRFSPHTLVSYQTDLRQFAEYLHTIYELEKPAQADHTLIRSWIVTLMEQQRDPRTVNRKIACLRSYYKFLLRTGVISKNPMLRITSPKVGKKLPDFLPEDSLNGLLNSFAFPDTFVGVRDQLVLELLYGTGIRLSELLGIRHDDVSLPAHTVRVTGKGNKQRVVPLNPTLLQVLERYIALKQHEFGSGDNARGVLLVTNKQEPLYEKFVYRTVKHYLGQITTASSQQHPHVLRHSFATHLLGKGADLNAIKELLGHANLAATQVYTHLSIDKLKAVFEKAHPKA from the coding sequence ATGGAATTATTTTTTGACTATTTACGGTTCGAGCGACGCTTCAGTCCCCATACGCTGGTATCCTACCAAACGGACCTGCGGCAGTTTGCCGAGTACCTGCACACTATCTATGAGCTGGAAAAGCCAGCGCAGGCGGATCATACCCTGATCCGCTCGTGGATTGTGACCTTAATGGAGCAGCAGCGTGACCCGCGCACGGTAAACCGCAAAATTGCCTGCCTGCGCTCCTACTATAAGTTTTTACTGCGCACGGGAGTCATCAGCAAAAACCCGATGCTGCGCATCACCTCGCCCAAAGTGGGCAAGAAGCTCCCCGATTTCCTTCCGGAAGACTCGCTGAATGGCCTGCTCAATTCCTTTGCGTTTCCGGACACCTTTGTAGGTGTGCGCGACCAGCTGGTACTGGAGCTGCTCTACGGCACGGGCATCCGCCTGTCGGAGCTCCTCGGTATCCGGCACGATGACGTCAGCCTGCCGGCTCATACGGTGCGCGTAACCGGCAAAGGCAATAAGCAGCGCGTGGTTCCGCTCAACCCTACGCTCCTACAAGTACTGGAGCGCTATATAGCGTTAAAGCAACACGAATTTGGCAGCGGCGACAACGCCCGCGGCGTCCTGCTCGTTACCAATAAGCAAGAACCGCTCTATGAAAAGTTCGTGTATCGTACGGTAAAGCACTATTTGGGGCAGATTACTACGGCTTCCTCGCAGCAGCACCCGCACGTGCTGCGGCATTCCTTTGCTACGCATCTGCTGGGGAAAGGAGCCGACCTAAATGCTATTAAAGAGTTGCTGGGCCACGCCAATCTGGCGGCCACGCAGGTATACACCCACTTGTCTATTGATAAGCTGAAAGCGGTTTTTGAAAAGGCCCATCCAAAGGCCTGA
- the rpsU gene encoding 30S ribosomal protein S21 — translation MIIVQIKENESVDRALKRFKKKFERTGVLKELRRRTFFQKPSITKRKQKIKAAYKQTMYGNEAAS, via the coding sequence ATGATCATCGTCCAAATCAAGGAGAACGAGTCGGTTGACCGTGCACTTAAGCGTTTTAAGAAGAAGTTTGAGCGCACCGGCGTGCTGAAAGAGCTGCGTCGCCGCACGTTCTTCCAGAAGCCTTCTATCACGAAGCGCAAGCAGAAGATTAAGGCTGCCTATAAGCAGACGATGTACGGCAACGAGGCAGCCAGCTAA